The Gammaproteobacteria bacterium genomic interval AAGGAATCTGGTTCGCGAGGTTGCCAAGGATCTTGTTTTGTCGTCGACCAGCAAACGACGTGGCTATGTGAATGAAGTTGAGCGCTTTGGCTGGTTTGCACTGGCGATGAATGAACTGGGTATCGCTTCAATGGTGCCGGAAAACCCCCTATGGAACAAAGTCAAAAATCCCTATACAGCGATCAAACCGGGCAACAAATTGTTTTCGGCGATTTGTGGTGTACTGAAATCTGAGTATGGCATTGATATCGAAATTAGTCGTTCAATGAATACGCTAAGTAAAGCTGCACAAGAAAAATCCACCGAGCCGAGTGCTTAACGGTGAACGTTCCTTCGTATCAAACGCTGGATGCGATTGCGGACACCTATACGCCGATATTATTTGTTGTGGCATTGTTGATCATCGGTCGTGAGTTAGGCCAGCGTCAGTGGAAAGCCGCTTTGGTATTGACGGGACAACTTCTACTCGCTGCGTTGGTCGCCTATGGTTTGATGGCCTTGGACAATGTGTTCGCTATCTGGCCTGCAGTGGGGCTGGATTACAGTACGCACACTGCGGTTGCATTGCTGTTGGTGTTGTTCATCTGTTTTAATTTTCGCCGGCTGATTTGGCTTTGGTCGTTGTCGCTGCTGCTGTACGGCGGATTGATGTTTTATCAGCAGTACCACACGTTGGCAGACATGGTGTGTACTGCCTTGGTGGTTGCGCCAGCGTATTTGTTTTTGTTTAGGCTGTTTGGGTTTGATCAGCGACGAAAACCAATAAAGTCATAAGCTGCATGGCCGGGTAATACATTGACATTGAATTGTCCGCACCATACAACTGCATCACATGCCCAGATGTTGGCCATGATTCTTCCCGGTGTCGAAGGCAGCGGGCCACTGGCATTGTTGACACTGTGCACCAGTGAGCCATCAACGTACCAGTTGATGCGGTCGCTACGCCATTCAAACGCATAGGTATGAAAATCTGCGGCAGCATCAAAGCCCAAATTTATGCTCACAGGGTGTTCGACACCGTTGACCCAATAATTGACCTGCATTTTGTTGGTGTCCTGACCGAGAAATTCGATGTCGATTTCGTCATGCGGATTGCCGTCACTGGGGCCAGTGTAAGTGAAAAATGAACTGACCACGCCTGCGCCACTGGCGGCCTTCATGCGCACTTCGTAATAGCCGTATCCATAGAAATCATTCGTGCGATATTCCGCCCCAGCGTAATTTGTACTGCTGCACGAGGTGTTTTCCAAATTGAGAATCATCTGGCCGTTGGCAAAGCCAACCTGGGATGAGCACCAGCCGTTTAGAAACGGGGCGCCGTTGCTCCAGCCATCGGATATTGTCCAATAGCCGGCATCATGGCTATCCATGGTTTGGGTAAGGGTGAAACCTGGAGGAAGTTTGGGGTTATTGTGATCGCTGCAAGCACTGGATGCGATGATGAGACAGAAGGATAGAGTAATTGATAAATATTTCATGGGCCACAGTCCGGCGATTGATTGCTATATCGTCTGGTGAGGCTTTTTCTTTTGTTGAGAGGCAATAAAAAAAGGACGCTGTTGCGTCCCTTTTTTTTGCACGTTTGATTGCGCTTAACGTTTCCAGCCGCTGACCATGATGAACGGGCTGGGCGGTGCCATCTGTTCGGATTTGACGTCGACGAAACCAACTTCACGCAAAATGGCTTCCATTTCTGCGGTGGAATAGGATGAGCCAGACACGGTGTTGATGACTTGATTGACGCCGATCAGGGCAGCCAATTGCGGACCTTTTTTGTCGGCCCACAGCAATTGCTCCTGAATCATGATGACGCCGTTTTTATTCATCGAGTCGTAACATTTCTTCAACAACTTTTTGATGTTTTCTGGCGATTCTTGATTGGTCATCGACGATAGCAGCATGGCGTCGTTGCCTGTGCCCAAACTGTCGGTGTTGTAATCGCCGGGCAATAATTTTACGCGTTGTTGCATGTCGAACATGTCGACGATTTCTTTGGCGATTTTTAAATTCTGTTCGCGGTCCATGGCAATCGCGTTCAGGCCAGGATATTTTTCGCAGAATTTCACCGCAAAGGTGGCAGGGCCGCAGCCCACGTCCATCAGTTGTTTTTTTCCAGACAGATCAAACATGGTGGTTAACACATCGGCTTGGGACAGCGCGCGGTTGTGCATGCCCATCATGTAGTTGCGGGTTTCTTGGTCGGAATATTCCTGATGCATTAACGCAGACGGTTTGCCGGTTTTGACCGTGTTGTACAGGCCGCCCCAGGCTTCGTACCAGTTTTCAAACATGTAAACGATGCCGCCCTGATAAAACTTGCTGGATTGGGCGAGGAAGGTTTGGCTGAACTGGTTGTTGAAAAATACGTCGCCATCGCGGTCAAGAAAATCCATGGATACCAGCGCGCTGAGCAGGGCGCCCAGGCAGCGGCGGTCTGATTGGGTTTCACGGGTCAGGGTGTCGAGATCTTTGCGTTTGCCGCCATCCAGCAGATTGAAAATGTCCAAGCGGTTGGCAGCGTGCAGCGCGCAGGATTGCCAGTAGCCAGAAGCGATTTGCATGACGCGCATCGGGTCCATGCCTTCGGGCAAATCCCAGCCACCGTTGCCACTGCTTTTCTTATCCCATGAATCAGACATTAATGTTCTCCAAATTCCTTGTAAAACCAAATGATAAGCGGCAAATATTGAATGAACTGGCAGGATTTGTCCAGTGAGGCAGTGGTATTGAGGGGAGATTAAACAAAAAAGCCGCACTGGTGTGGTGCGGCTTGTTGATCGTTGAAAAAACGACTATTTCTGCGCTTTGATGAACTGGATGTCCAGGGTCTGCATGTAGGTTTGCAGGCCCGCGTCCTGGATCGGCAGCACGATGGCGTTTTCGCCGGACTCGTTATGATGCGAATGCCACCAGCCGGGTGGGGTAACGAATACCGAACCGGCTGTCCACATGGCCTTGATCGGGTTGATGATGTGGCCGTTTTCGTCGATGTCCTTGCCGATCAGGGTGTAGGTGTTCTCACCGGCGGTGACGCAGAAGTCCAGCGCGACTGAGTTGTGACGGTGCGGCAGCTGGGTGGCACCAGCGGGCAGGATGTTATACAGCGACCACAGCGTGTGG includes:
- a CDS encoding glycoside hydrolase family 16 protein, producing the protein MKYLSITLSFCLIIASSACSDHNNPKLPPGFTLTQTMDSHDAGYWTISDGWSNGAPFLNGWCSSQVGFANGQMILNLENTSCSSTNYAGAEYRTNDFYGYGYYEVRMKAASGAGVVSSFFTYTGPSDGNPHDEIDIEFLGQDTNKMQVNYWVNGVEHPVSINLGFDAAADFHTYAFEWRSDRINWYVDGSLVHSVNNASGPLPSTPGRIMANIWACDAVVWCGQFNVNVLPGHAAYDFIGFRR
- a CDS encoding acetylserotonin O-methyltransferase gives rise to the protein MSDSWDKKSSGNGGWDLPEGMDPMRVMQIASGYWQSCALHAANRLDIFNLLDGGKRKDLDTLTRETQSDRRCLGALLSALVSMDFLDRDGDVFFNNQFSQTFLAQSSKFYQGGIVYMFENWYEAWGGLYNTVKTGKPSALMHQEYSDQETRNYMMGMHNRALSQADVLTTMFDLSGKKQLMDVGCGPATFAVKFCEKYPGLNAIAMDREQNLKIAKEIVDMFDMQQRVKLLPGDYNTDSLGTGNDAMLLSSMTNQESPENIKKLLKKCYDSMNKNGVIMIQEQLLWADKKGPQLAALIGVNQVINTVSGSSYSTAEMEAILREVGFVDVKSEQMAPPSPFIMVSGWKR